Proteins from a single region of Oryza brachyantha chromosome 6, ObraRS2, whole genome shotgun sequence:
- the LOC102721851 gene encoding CMP-sialic acid transporter 1 translates to MQWYLVAALLTVLTSSQGILTTLSQSNGKYKYDYATIPFLAELFKLSVSSFFLWKESQSSSPPRMTKEWRSIRLYLVPSVIYLIHNNVQFATLTYVDPSTYQIMGNLKIVTTGILFRLVLKRKLSNLQWMAVVLLAVGTTTSQVKGCGDAPCDSLFSAPLQGYMLGILSACLSALAGVYTEYLMKKNNDSLYWQNVQLYTFGVIFNMGWLIYGDFKAGFERGPWWQRLFNGYSITTWMVVFNLGSTGLLVSWLMKYSDNIVKVYSTSMAMLLTMVLSIYLFNVRATLQLFLGIVICIISLQMYFMPVNMLVELPQTLPVTSK, encoded by the exons ATGCAGTGGTACCTGGTGGCCGCGCTCCTCACCGTCCTCACAAGCTCGCAG GGTATCTTGACTACACTCTCACAGAGCAATGGCAAATATAAGTATGACTATGCAACAATTCCATTTCTTGCAGAACTTTTCAAG CTGTCTGTCTCAAGCTTCTTCCTTTGGAAGGAATCCCAGTCTTCATCGCCACCAAGGATGACAAAAGAGTGGAGGAGTATAAGACTATACCTTGTTCCTTCGGTCATATATCTCATCCACAACAACGTGCAATTTGCTACCTTGACCTATGTTGATCCATCTACCTATCAGATAATGGGAAACCTGAAAATTGTCACAACTGGAATTTTGTTCAG GCTTGTCTTAAAGCGGAAGTTGTCAAATCTACAATGGATGGCAGTAGTTTTACTTGCTGTTGGAACAACTACAAGTCAG GTTAAAGGATGTGGCGATGCTCCATGTGATTCTCTTTTTTCAGCCCCATTGCAGGGTTACATGCTTGGGATACTTTCTGCTTGCCTTTCTGCATTAGCTGGTGTCTACACTGAATATTTGATGAAGAAGAACAATGATAGTCTGTACTGGCAAAATGTGCAATTATATAC GTTTGGTGTTATATTCAACATGGGATGGCTTATTTATGGTGACTTCAAAGCTGGATTTGAGAGGGGTCCATGGTGGCAGCGTCTGTTTAATGGCTATTCTATCACAACATGGATGGTTGTGTTCAATTTAGGGTCTACTGGCCTGCTAGTCTCATGGTTGATGAAGTATTCCGACAATATAGTCAAG GTGTACTCAACTTCAATGGCGATGCTTTTAACAATGGTATTGTCAATATATCTTTTCAATGTGAGAGCTACACTTCAG CTTTTCCTAGGCATTGTCATCTGCATAATCTCTCTGCAGATGTATTTTATGCCAGTGAACATGCTTGTTGAATTACCACAAACATTGCCTGTTACTTCAAAGTAG